One genomic region from Caldicoprobacter guelmensis encodes:
- a CDS encoding polysaccharide deacetylase family protein: MWAFIFITIAATMIFAIYCIIPNYWMRNRSKRVLRHGTAEKPWIALTFDDGPNPLYTPQLLDILKDAGIKATFFVMGKQALKHPYILERMHSEGHTIGCHSFSHRHAWLMSPWHTFKDLELTYQTIESFLGYKPRWYRPPWGMFNLCSAAAARKLDLKIAYWSIEAQDWEATTTAQHIYDTIISRAQPGSIIVLHDNRGAPGAPAKTLEALPPIIKALKKKGYTFVTLDQLKGDTT, from the coding sequence ATGTGGGCATTCATCTTTATCACAATAGCTGCGACCATGATATTTGCCATTTACTGCATTATACCAAATTACTGGATGCGCAACCGCTCAAAGCGTGTGTTGCGGCATGGAACAGCTGAAAAGCCGTGGATCGCCCTCACCTTTGACGACGGGCCCAACCCTCTATATACGCCCCAACTGCTGGACATCCTAAAAGATGCCGGCATAAAAGCCACATTTTTTGTGATGGGAAAGCAAGCACTCAAGCATCCTTACATACTTGAAAGGATGCATTCCGAGGGTCATACAATTGGATGTCATTCATTTTCTCACCGCCATGCATGGCTTATGTCCCCCTGGCACACCTTCAAAGACCTTGAACTGACCTACCAGACTATCGAGAGCTTTTTAGGATACAAACCCCGCTGGTATCGACCGCCGTGGGGCATGTTCAATCTCTGCAGTGCAGCAGCCGCTCGAAAGCTTGACCTCAAAATCGCTTACTGGTCCATTGAAGCGCAGGACTGGGAAGCCACAACTACCGCTCAACATATATACGACACCATCATTTCCCGCGCACAACCCGGCTCTATCATAGTGCTACATGATAACAGGGGAGCACCCGGCGCACCTGCCAAAACGCTGGAAGCACTCCCTCCTATAATAAAAGCTTTAAAGAAAAAGGGTTACACCTTTGTAACCCTTGACCAGCTGAAAGGAGATACGACATGA
- a CDS encoding MGDG synthase family glycosyltransferase, with amino-acid sequence MASEPMSRCDVLIVSASYGAGHHQVANALATAIKQQRPHWSIEICDFLNYVNPLFKQTLLFGYHQVIKHFSTGYKWFYEATRHLPPDSKWRRMLNQIGSQKMLEDIYNRSPSVIVCTFPTPAGVISYLKSRGYIDTPLVTVITDVAFHSQWIHPYVDAYIVAADVVAKYLKKKGIPPSHLYVTGIPLRQEFMASCHDPSIWNRYSLKQGLFTLLMMGGGCGLLSDIEDICERLAKLELPMQAIAVTGTNYALAKKLEDISQHSKVPLRVLGYVDNIAQLMEISDLLLTKAGGVTIFEALAKKLPMLIYKPLPGHERSNAHFLVRHKAAILADDQDEVIKNIINCVTDPSILKNMAQAMEPISKPFAAIDAANIIVEIAENYKNNSQQSRLFIS; translated from the coding sequence CATTGGAGCATCGAAATATGCGATTTCTTAAACTATGTAAACCCTCTTTTCAAGCAAACGTTGCTATTTGGCTACCACCAGGTTATCAAGCACTTTTCGACTGGATATAAATGGTTTTACGAGGCCACACGCCATCTACCTCCTGACTCAAAATGGCGCCGCATGCTGAACCAAATAGGCAGCCAAAAGATGCTGGAAGACATATACAACCGTTCCCCCAGCGTCATAGTATGTACCTTCCCCACTCCGGCGGGTGTGATCTCATACCTCAAATCCCGCGGCTACATAGACACACCATTGGTAACCGTTATCACAGATGTAGCTTTTCACAGCCAGTGGATCCACCCTTATGTGGATGCCTATATAGTAGCAGCCGACGTAGTGGCCAAATACCTGAAAAAGAAGGGCATACCCCCCTCGCATCTGTACGTCACGGGTATCCCCCTGCGACAGGAGTTTATGGCTTCCTGCCATGACCCCTCGATATGGAATCGTTATAGCCTTAAGCAAGGTCTTTTTACACTTTTAATGATGGGTGGAGGCTGCGGCCTGCTGTCAGATATAGAAGATATATGTGAAAGGCTTGCAAAGCTTGAGCTGCCCATGCAGGCCATAGCAGTAACCGGTACCAATTATGCACTGGCCAAAAAGTTAGAAGATATATCACAGCATTCTAAAGTCCCCCTTCGCGTGCTAGGTTATGTAGACAACATAGCTCAGCTCATGGAAATATCCGACTTACTGCTTACAAAAGCCGGAGGGGTGACTATATTTGAGGCTTTAGCTAAAAAGCTGCCCATGCTAATCTATAAACCCCTGCCTGGGCATGAAAGAAGCAACGCCCACTTCCTGGTTCGCCATAAAGCAGCTATACTAGCAGACGACCAGGATGAAGTGATCAAGAACATCATAAATTGCGTCACTGACCCATCCATACTTAAAAATATGGCCCAGGCCATGGAACCTATATCAAAACCTTTTGCTGCCATTGATGCCGCAAACATTATCGTAGAAATTGCCGAGAATTACAAGAACAATTCTCAGCAATCCCGGCTGTTTATATCATAA